In a single window of the Salvelinus namaycush isolate Seneca chromosome 18, SaNama_1.0, whole genome shotgun sequence genome:
- the LOC120062982 gene encoding rab5 GDP/GTP exchange factor-like, with the protein MAAEQQRGIRVTQAELLCKDVCGYYGNPAWQGFCSKCWRERTRKAEADRQETGPHNDAGSPLTFSKFEEKKNMEKGRKVNTMRRLFWGGPSPPKRTESSEGQAATLKAYQSIEPGDFTSFLKLLRNPSSQRLQSRCTAFLNTMEAYHGLPVQKQSDLVQDFYQNIAVHFSSLSEVQVSQMMEHMEKLIMTRLHKWVFCHDSCDDEVKDLALQRRIRSLNWVTPHMLRVPFPDERAEVVSDPFLPAITAIIEMDAKRAPQDKLTCVCKCSQNVFQALSTSNSEPANADDYLSGLIYVVLKANPPRLHSNMQYVIRFGLPHSLMAGESGYYFTNLCCAVAFIEKLDGPALNLSPEEFEGYMQGRRAPSKRGSERQKMTRETQDQLEDLKGRQEKVDQGINALKEQLQHWVQSVKAQIDEVKSQSALAQEEIKAQSEFLQSQSVSTLTQADDVKDQSVLLLDGQESNNNTCLTEAEC; encoded by the exons ATGGCGGCGGAGCAGCAAAGAGGGATCCGAGTCACTCAAGCAGAGCTTCTCTGCAAGGATGTGTGTGGTTATTATGGCAACCCTGCATGGCAGGGCTTTTGCTCCAAGTGCTGGCGAGAACGAACCCGCAAAGCAGAGGCGGACAGGCAGGAGACTGG GCCCCACAATGATGCAGGTTCTCCCCTCACCTTTTCTAAATTCGAGGAGAAGAAGAATATGGAGAAGGGCCGCAAAGTGAATACGATGAGGAGGCTCTTCTGGGGTGGACCGTCCCCTCCTAAACGCACAG AGTCTTCAGAGGGCCAGGCGGCTACATTAAAAGCCTATCAGAGCATTGAGCCAGGGGATTTTACCAGCTTCCTGAAGCTGCTGAGGAACCCATCCTCTCAACGTCTGCAGTCGCGTTGCACTGCTTTCCTAAACACCATGGAGGCTTACCAC GGCCTGCCAGTGCAGAAGCAATCTGACCTTGTTCAAGACTTTTACCAAAACATCGCTGTGCATTTCAGTA GTCTTTCAGAGGTTCAGGTCTCTCAGATGATGGAGCACATGGAGAAGCTGATCATGACGCGTCTGCACAAGTGGGTGTTCTGCCATGACAGCTGTGACGATGAAGTGAAAGACTTGGCACTCCAGAGGAGGATACG GTCCTTAAACTGGGTCACCCCCCACATGCTGAGGGTGCCTTTCCCTGACGAGAGGGCTGAGGTTGTCAGCGATCCCTTTCTGCCTGCTATAACAG CCATAATTGAGATGGATGCCAAGCGAGCGCCACAGGACAAGCTTACATGCGTATGTAAGTGCAGTCAGAATGTCTTCCAGGCTCTCTCCACTTCCAATAGTGAGCCAGCAAATGCTGACGACTACCTGTCTGGCCTGATTTACGTAGTACTAAAGGCCAACCCACCCCGGCTTCACTCCAACATGCAGTATGTGATCCGCTTCGGCCTCCCTCACAGCCTGATGGCAGGAGAGAGTGGCTACTACTTCACCAATTTG TGTTGCGCAGTGGCCTTCATTGAGAAGCTGGATGGGCCAGCACTCAACCTAAGCCCAGAGGAGTTTGAGGGGTACATGCAGGGTCGCCGTGCTCCCTCAAAGAGGGGCAGTGAGAGGCAAAAGATGACCAGGGAGACGCAAGACCAACTAGAGGACCTGAAGGGTCGACAGGAGAAGGTGGACCAAGGAATAAATGCCCTCAAAGAGCAGCTACAGCATTGGGTACAGTCGGTCAAGGCACAGATAGATGAGGTAAAATCCCAGTCTGCTCTGGCACAAGAAGAAATTAAAGCC